tctatactTTGTGGTTGGTTTAGTTTAGACTTTGGATTGCTTTTAAGCCCACCTTTCTACGCTTTGAAGTTGATTATTAGTGCTCAACTATTCACTAATgatttcttcttcttgttttttttttgtgatgggAGATTGCACAATAAGATGTCTTAGGAGTATATACTCCATTAgagaattatttttctttatatattttttctatgatgcacttctataaaattttagaagcttaatcaaaattattaagATGCTAATAAAGCAATGACAAGATATTAAGGCagtgtaaattaaaaaaaaaaaaaaaaaaacaataattcaTGTGTCGGAAGAGGAGCAAATCAATTAGGCAAAACCGACAAATTTTGAAGCAATGATTTTGATAgatatttgtaattttattgtaaGACTAAATCAACAATACAGATCAATGCGTGGGTCCCACCTCAGACAGCCACCATAGAGTTTGGTAGTTCCTCAGGAATGCAATGTCGGAGACCACCCACCCATGtttcctttaaaaaaataaatagataatagtgatttaataaattttggtttaaatgtataaaaattatattaattttaacttaaattaaaattaaatagaaaataatttaatacattACAGCTTTGGAAAACATTCTAATAAGATGATTTGTTGTTGATGTCAAAGTTAAAAGGCATGAAGGCCCACTCTTCTTCCCTCTTActtttctttcaactcttttcctccccctctttctttttctttccaacTCTTTTTACCCATTGGGTTGATGGAAAAGAGGAATAAACTTTATCCCCAATTCTTTTTCTAATGTTATTAGAACAAATAATACACAAATTTAAGCAAGCAAATTAACCACTAATTAATAACATTAGATTTTAAGTgcatttaatataaattcaaggaatgaattttaaaatagcCACATTAACTATTTATATTAAGGTGTATATggttttaaatattcaatttttgttggtataattactatttaatttttataatttaatagaataaattatttaattattatatttaatatgttgATTCAGTTGATCGAATACTCATTTCTTATTTAAATCTCTCaatctatttatttaattatatttatctttataataagaaattaaaatattattttctattataaaatttatcaattatatttaatttttagactttcttcaaatgaaaaaaaaaaaaaaagcagcatGAAAGCTAATGTGCAGTCTGTTTCATTTATGTTATGATTCATTTTCGACACAGGTTTTATTTATACGTTTGCGGTAGCTATGAAAATGGAAGAATAAAGATGTGTTTTATGGCATTCGCTGCTATTTAAGCCAATAAATCAGTTATTTCAAATTACAATTAGTATGTAATTTTGGAGGTTAGTGTTCAGAAAGTAATAGAAATTCAAACTGTACTGAAACATTAATAAATATTACTCGACAATCTATTTTATTTGACTGGATTAAACTAAATAGAGATGAGACGGCTAAAGGGAATCCAATAAGAAAAGGTTCGGAAAGATTTTACGCAATTAGTGTGGAGTATGATTGAAGGGTTAATCCTAAAAAAAAAGTTCGAAAAGACAATTAGTGTGGAGTATGAATGAGTATGATTGAAGGGTTAATCGAACAAAAAAAGGTTCGGAAAGACAATTAGTGTGGAGTATGATTGAAGGGTTAGTCAAACAAAAAAAAGTTTGAAAAGATTTTACGCAATTAGTGTTAAAAATGATTGAAGGGTTATTACATTCGTATGTTTGTACATGGAATTGCATATTGTATTATTTAGTCTCAAAATATTATGAAATATGGAGATCAAACGGTTAATGGTTGAAATGAACTATAAGCTAATCTTGTTCTAATACAAGCTGACATAGATAATAATTTGTATTATATTAATGTTTTATATCAATATCATCAAATCACATGAGGTTTAGACATatatatagataaataaattatattgcgGATAAACTAGTTAGCCTAATTTTAGCGTCAACCATTAGTAGGTTAGGATAATTTTTGAGTctatttaaactattataaaattaattcaagctaatttatagaggtttttttttattttttattgaattaccACTGTCTAAAGAACTTTCACtatatcaaaaaatataaataaaaaaaattctggaATTGAAAATAAACATTGTGCGAGTAGTTTTCCTAGGCCGAACCTAGCATGCTGCAGTGGGCCTACCTATTTCAGTTTTTATATAGACACAAGTAGCCCATTCTCATTTGTCATGGGTGGGGCCTTGATCTTCAAATTGGCCTCCTTCACTAttctttgttttattttatgcatattgcatattaaattattatttcttgtatgaaaattgataaaaaaaataatgtacaagttatttcaaaattaatatatatatatatatcccagCATGTAAAACTTATATCAGTTATTTCTAATGAGTTAtaagttaaatatttattactgcATTTATTGTGACAAATAAAtgaagataataatttaaaattttaatttaaaattaaaaatgaactaTAATAGAgaactagaaaaaaaaatataagtgaCTGAAACATTAGCATCCATGTAAGTCTTCACTAAAATGTATTAATTTAAATGCAATAGAAAGAGAAACAAATTCATTTGCCatataatttattgaaaattaacatttttcaacttttttttttaagataagAAAGAAATCCAAATTATTTGGTAAGAaactaaaaatagaaaattaaggtTTTGGCCAACTCATAGGATCAATTATAATACTTAACTACCAAGAAATGACAAGCATAGAGTgacatttctctttttattttattttttaggaattcctttttatttttaaataaaaaactattaCTATTAATCATATATTATAATGATAGCTCATTTTTCAATAAACATGCAGAGTTTTGAATTCTTTTccactaaattaaattaaaaaataactgtttttgttattaaatgatattaatggtaaataattctttttaattaaagatagaaaagaaaaagaaaaagaaaggaaaattaATTTCTGCAATTAGGTGATGAATCATTTTTCATTGGTGTCTTGACTTCATCTTATCAATGACAGAGGACAAAGGGAAGCCATtcatgaagagagagagagagagagagagagagatgataTACTGTTGCATTAACTAcatttattgattaaaaattgaaaattccatAAGCTTGACTGGATGATTATTGACTTTTAGGAAGACAAATGATGTGATTAAAGTTCTTCTAATTGATGGGTTTGGACCATGGGAACATGGTGGGCCTTCACTTCACAATGGAATATGATTTGCACACGTGTTGAAAACCCAGCTAATTAACTAtcctgatatatatatattttttcttgctgtaaaatatgttaaatattacattttttgTTAATATCTCTCAATGAAAAGTAACaataataatcaaatttaatgAGTAAAAATTCATCGATATCTCTATTTAgttgtagaaaataatttatatttaaaaatattttttatgaaaattataattaaaaaatcaaagaaggaatctcttttattttaaaaaaataaagtgtttTTGTGACTGATCATATTTTTCaagcacagaaagaaaaagCATATATAACATTTGGCATTGGTTGTCATGTTGCTATCTTATCTCCGTGTCCTTAATTACCTTTCTTTATCTCTTATATTCCCAACCCATTCTCTCTTCCTGCCctcactttccttttcttttaaaataaatactcCTTTATcttcaattataaaaataaaaaaaataatcaccACTCTTCCCTTCAGTTTTAGTTTTTCTCTCTCGCCCTTTCAGGGCCTCAGCCAATtagtctctttctctctctccctctcccaAAGACAAAGGCCTTTTGGCCTTTTCTCCTCTCTTAGACACTCATCAAACACTTGAAGCAACAGTTTGCTCTTCTCTCTCGCCATGGCCGACAGGGTGTATCCTTCTACTAAACCTGCCACAAATGGAGACACCACCGCGGCCACAACCAAACCTTCTTTTCCGGCCACCAAAGCCCAACTCTACGGAGCAGCCCGCCCTGCCTACCGTCCACAACCCCACCGCAAACGAAGCCGCCGTAGCTGTTGTTGTGCGTGTTGTCTCTGGCTGACCTTAATCATATTCACTCTCCTCCTCCTTGCTGCCATAGCTGGTGCCATCATCTACGTTCTCTACCATCCCCAACGACCCACCTTCTCCGTCTCCGGCCTCAAAATCTCCTCTCTCAACCTCACTTCATCTTCCCATCTCACCACCAACATCAACCTGAACATCACCACAAGAAACCCCAACAAGAAGCTGGTGTATATCTACAGCCCTGTCACAATCTCTCTAACTACAGCTAAAGATGGTATCCAAATAGGCAATGGGTTGTTACCCTCTTTTGAACATGGCACCAAGAACACAACCTTCCTGAAAGCTGCCATTAGAAGCAGTGATCAACAGCTAGATGATACCTCTGCTAGCCAATTAAAGACAGATTTCAAGAGCAAAAATGGCTTGGCTTTGAAGATAGAGTTGGAAACTAAGGTGAAAGTGAAGATGGGAGGCTTGAAAACACCAAGAGTTGGGATTAAAATTTCCTGTGAAGGGATTAAAACTATTATTCCTAACGGGAAATCTGCAACTACAGCTTCAGTATCTAAAGCAAAGTGCAAGGTTGATTTGAAGATCAAGATCTGGAAATGGACTTTCTAAATGGAATTGATTGACTGATTAATTTCAACTCTTGAATTTAGAGGAGAAAAaggtgtgattttttttttaattttctttttattatatatgttgTTCTTTTACTTCTTAATATTTCCCTCAAATATTTATAATCTACTGTTGATGATCATATGTTTTACAGATTGAAATTATTTGTCAAGCGGTGGTATAAGGAAGACagaaaatttatttgttatagatttgaaatttttgtcaatttttttttatttatttaaaaaaatcagtgAATTGTTTTTATTGCAGTATTATACATATGCATTCTTTTAATTaacattttaaagaaattaaaatatttataaaataatcagATTATTTCCTAAAGAAGAAatccattttattttaaaacaaaaaaacatttttctttaattgGAAGATAAAGCTTTTGGCAATGGAATACAACTCCGATTGAAAATgatatattttctaataatgcaataaaaaaaaagaaattagaaaatataGAGAATAAGAAATAATGACTGGCATTACATGGATTCCAAGCTGTGGTGTGGGGTCTTAAGCATAAGAAATATCATCAAGAAATCCTGATTGGGGAGTGGTTGTCATGTCTGTGGCAAGGCCTAATCAGTCAAAAAACTGTAATTAAATCCTTAATTGGTTGAATTAGTGGGTGTCGGTGggaattattgaattttaattaggaacgcaataaaaagaaagtgcaaTTATTGTGGATAGGTTTCTTGTGAAACCTCTTTTCTTTTCAGCCTTCCACAAAATAACATGTGGAAATCATGCTCTCCTAAATGCCTTAGATTAAAAAAATCAGtgaatatatatctatataattaattttaatatatcaaaATTCCTTTAAAATAGGGAAAATTGTTAATTtgatgtttaaaatttttaaaaatttattaatttattatattttaaaattatttaaagcaattaaacaatttttaacgataataatttattgaaaattcgAACAATTAGTTAAGCGTAAACATTGAttaataaaacaataaattcTAATAAATCTTATGATAATCATTGATTAATAAACAAATGCTTGAGCAAATAATTTGGGTTATTTTACGGAATGAGATTAGAAACTTGGGCTTCAAGATTGGGCTAATGGCCCATTAATTGTTGGGACCCGAATAAAAACATGGGAACCCGTAGACATTGGAGGGATGAGTTTGATTAACCAGCAAAATCCCCCAATCTTGTACCTTCAATCCTGTTGACAGGCAGCTGAtcggaaaaaaaattatcaagataaaataataatatgattcatataaaatcatataaattCATATATATGATGGGGATGTGATGAATTTTAGTATTTAGCGCTGTTGAAAAGGTTTAATTcggtaataaatatatttaataaatttgataaatttttaatttttttcgatataatatttaaaataactacACAGATTGCAAATTAACTAGAGAGGGTGTCTGCTGAACAAATTGTGTgccaaaaaatcataaaataaattccagctataaatttttatttacgtTGGGGCTTCTTTTAATCCGATGCAACAATTCAATTGTAGCATGTTATTTGAGCTGGACCTAGGAAAAAAATGCCCAATGAAAGTGTTATTGCTCCTCCGCCTCAACCACCGTGCCTGCAACCAAAAAACAACACACGGAAAATCTTATTTTACAGTCCGACCGGAGGAGAGGAGTGAGAGACCCACACCCGGATCAGAGGAGACGGAAGGGAGAGCCgctgaataaattaattacagCAGAGCAGAGCTTCTAGAAGAGAACCAAAGACGAGAGGAAAACTCTCTTATCTAAAACCTAGAAAGAGTGTGGTTTCAACTTTCTACGAGCTTAATGCTTCCCTTCATATTCCGGACCGAAGACATAATTCAACCAACCATAAATATTGATGAATAATTCCTCTTCATGTTTCATGCTGCTGCTTTTCAACGTCTCGCATCCATCCCTTCGCGAATTCATAATTTCCCTCCAAATCCCAGCTCTACGATCTCTCTACTCTTGCATCATCAAACCCAGAGCAAAGAATATCAACCCTCCAATGAGCTTCTTGATTTTGTAGATCACCTTCTTCAGCAATGCACCGGTGTTGATCGCTGCAAACAAATCCATACCCATGTCATCATCACTGGTAGCTGTTGCTCTGCTTTCTTGGCTGCCCGTATTATATTCGTCTATGCTCGTTTTGGCCTCCTCTTTGAAGCTCAAAAAGTATTTAACAGCGCCCCTTTTGAGGGCGTGTCGAATTTGCTTTTGTGGAATTCAATTTTGAGAGCTAATGTTTCTAATGAGTACTACGAAAATGCCCTTAAACTGTATGTTAGAATGAGAAGGACAGGAGTTTTAGGCGATGGGTTTACTTTTCCTTTGGTTTTAAGGGCATGTGCTTCCATGGGAAATTCTAGTTTCTGCAAAATAGTTCATGGGCATGCCTTAGAAATGGGTTTTCAGAATCATCTTCATGTTGCCAATGAGTTGATTGGCATGTATGCTAAACTGGGTCAAATGGGAGATGCGCACAATGTGTTTGATAGAATGGGTGTAAGAAGCCATATTTCTTGGAATACGATGGTTTCGGGTTATGCCTTGAACTATGACTGCAACGGAGCTCTTGAGATTTTTAAAAGGATGCAGTCTGAAGGGGTGGAGCCAAATCTTGTGACGTGGACATCATTGATGTCAAGCCACGCACGTTCTGGTTGGCACAAGGAAGCTATGGAGCTGTTTGATTTGATGAGGATGAGAGGAATTGAGGTGAGTGCCGAAGCACTTGCTGTGGCATTATCAGTTTGTGCTGATTTGGGTGCATTTTGTAGGGGTAAGGTGATTCATGGATATGTCATTAAGGGAGGGTTTGAAGATTACTCATTTGTAAAGAATGCATTGTTATGTATGTATGGTAAACATGGAGATGTAAATAGTGCGAATAACTTGTTTctggaaataaaaaataagagctCAGCAAGTTGGAATGCCTTGATAACATCACATGCAGACGCTGGTTTATGTGATGAGGCTCTTGAAATATTTTCACAGATGGAGAGATTAGAAGATTGTCCAACATTGAGGCCAAATGTTGTAAGTTGGAGTGCTGTAATTGATGGTTTTGCTTCCCAGGGGCGAGGAGAGGAAGCTTTGGAACTTTTTCGAAGGATGCAGTTTGCTAAAGTAGTGGCAAATGCTGTGACAATTTCTACCATTTTATCAGTTTGTGCAGAATTACCAGCTCTGCATCTTGGTAGGGAAATCCATGGCCATGTGATTAGAGCATTGATGGACAAAAACATTCTGGTGAAAAATGGCTTGGTTAATATGTACACAAAGTGTGGATGTCTCAGAGAAGGGCACACAGTATTTGAGAAAATTGAGAAGAAAGATATAATCTCATGGAACTCTATGATCACAGGGTATGGGATGCATGGACTTGGGGTAAATGCTCTAGAAACTTTTGATCAAATGATTAAATTGGGATTCAAGCCAGATAAGGTTACCTTTGTTGCTATCATTTCTGCTTGTAGTCACGCTGGACTTGTTCCTGAGGGTCGTAGGCTTTTTGATCTGATGCTTAGGGAATATCAGATTGAACCCCAGATGGAGCACTATGCTTGCATGGTTGATCTCCTGGGCCGTGCAGGGTTATTAAAAGAAGCAAGTGAAATTGTCAAAAATATGTCACTAGAGCCCAATGCTTGTGTCTGGGGTGCTCTTTTGAACTCTTGTAGAATGCACAAAAATACAGAAGTTGCAGAAGAAATCGCCTCCTATATGTTTAGTCTCAACCTGCATGAAACGACAGGGAATTACATGCTGCTTTCTAATATATATGCTGCAAGTGGTAGATGGAAGGATTCTGCAAGAGTGAGAACCTCAGCAAGAACAAAGGGTTTAAACAAGTATCCTGGACAAAGTTGGATTAAGGTTAAGAAAAATGTTCATGTGTTCTCTGCAGGGAACAACATGCAAAACGGTTTGGAGCAAGTTTCTGGGATTCTTGAGGCATTGACACTACAAATGGAGAGTGAAGAACATGTTTATGGTAATAATATCATTCCACAAGACGTAGATGAGGTAACCAGACTGATGATGTGGGGATGAACAAAAATGCTAGCTTTGCTAGTTTTATTTTTGCAATAGCTTGAATTAGAGTTTATCTCACTTCAAAATTAGTTAGGATTGACCATAACATCAATACATTTTCTTTATTGTTCTTTTATGGGGCCAAGTTTCATGTAACTACTGTTAATCAACGACTATACGACTAATGAGAAGTGGCTGATTGTTGATTTGTTTTACTGTGTACAAAGATGTTATGTTTTCCTTGACAACTCTCAAAATCTGGTTCTGTGTCCTGCTGACATAAAGATAAAGAAGCGATCAAGTCTATCAAAAAACATGATACAACAGGGACAAGTTGAAAGCCTGGAAGCAGAAACCCCAAACTGTAGGTTGGCTTCTAATATTTTGGGTAGTAAACATGGAACTTTGTGAAATACGCCTTCCTCTTGTATCACTAGTTCAACTTTGGTGTCAGCCTCGCCCAGATTCACATTGTCCATGGCCATGGTTATGGTTGTGCTCTTCCTCGAGCTTGGCCAGATCCTCCTCTGGCTTTCCAATGTTAAGTCCTTTATCATCCTGAATATAATTGTTGGACCCCTATATTATATGATCTAGTCATTCCTTTGCACGACGCCAACATAAATGAGCTAAAATTCATATTTGGACACACAAGCTCGCCTGGCTTGCCGCTGAAGCCTGGCAAAAATTAAGAGATGAACAGAAGCATACCCTTCCATAGTGAGAAAACAGGAAACTATACTTGGTTGTTCCTAACAATTTCATTCTATCACcacaaaaatgaagaaaatatatTGCAACACTTGAAGCGCCATTTTTTAACCTCTTCTGCTCATGAAAGCCCATTCATTTCCACTACTAGTAATCTCAAATTGGGACTCGGCTTTCAAGTGAAGTATCCACAAACGACATAGTA
This sequence is a window from Manihot esculenta cultivar AM560-2 chromosome 4, M.esculenta_v8, whole genome shotgun sequence. Protein-coding genes within it:
- the LOC110612924 gene encoding NDR1/HIN1-like protein 6, with product MADRVYPSTKPATNGDTTAATTKPSFPATKAQLYGAARPAYRPQPHRKRSRRSCCCACCLWLTLIIFTLLLLAAIAGAIIYVLYHPQRPTFSVSGLKISSLNLTSSSHLTTNINLNITTRNPNKKLVYIYSPVTISLTTAKDGIQIGNGLLPSFEHGTKNTTFLKAAIRSSDQQLDDTSASQLKTDFKSKNGLALKIELETKVKVKMGGLKTPRVGIKISCEGIKTIIPNGKSATTASVSKAKCKVDLKIKIWKWTF
- the LOC110612976 gene encoding putative pentatricopeptide repeat-containing protein At1g17630 gives rise to the protein MFHAAAFQRLASIPSRIHNFPPNPSSTISLLLHHQTQSKEYQPSNELLDFVDHLLQQCTGVDRCKQIHTHVIITGSCCSAFLAARIIFVYARFGLLFEAQKVFNSAPFEGVSNLLLWNSILRANVSNEYYENALKLYVRMRRTGVLGDGFTFPLVLRACASMGNSSFCKIVHGHALEMGFQNHLHVANELIGMYAKLGQMGDAHNVFDRMGVRSHISWNTMVSGYALNYDCNGALEIFKRMQSEGVEPNLVTWTSLMSSHARSGWHKEAMELFDLMRMRGIEVSAEALAVALSVCADLGAFCRGKVIHGYVIKGGFEDYSFVKNALLCMYGKHGDVNSANNLFLEIKNKSSASWNALITSHADAGLCDEALEIFSQMERLEDCPTLRPNVVSWSAVIDGFASQGRGEEALELFRRMQFAKVVANAVTISTILSVCAELPALHLGREIHGHVIRALMDKNILVKNGLVNMYTKCGCLREGHTVFEKIEKKDIISWNSMITGYGMHGLGVNALETFDQMIKLGFKPDKVTFVAIISACSHAGLVPEGRRLFDLMLREYQIEPQMEHYACMVDLLGRAGLLKEASEIVKNMSLEPNACVWGALLNSCRMHKNTEVAEEIASYMFSLNLHETTGNYMLLSNIYAASGRWKDSARVRTSARTKGLNKYPGQSWIKVKKNVHVFSAGNNMQNGLEQVSGILEALTLQMESEEHVYGNNIIPQDVDEVTRLMMWG